One Panicum virgatum strain AP13 chromosome 3N, P.virgatum_v5, whole genome shotgun sequence DNA segment encodes these proteins:
- the LOC120664352 gene encoding myosin-11-like, which yields MRRFFFFGSSAANAGEENGTPGNDSRTKHKNTLEAGDEGKGTSDFCSTRLSRSRSRRQKQNKEEPGNPKQLRRSMSFSSPARNSCLDERCFSFSGDVPFSLYDESDAPQHPKDAVPNIWSPERNPVLREYTIKIPNEHSAMENDSPRSRCSCSAGHSPVSSPVALRCRPTRVSNLLNKNEVLDRYIDRVHEDATVNEKQKQYSSATSMVSNLGRPPRPQPTVPSIPKSTKDTTESYLDVDLKDACLRQIAQEGTGDTCKITVMCNAGRNHLSMSDAFERESATSVEDIYEDLPDVRPPSVICPSTSTTSGEEETDDWLLQRAKEVESKFIVPCGEEYELSMLRDKRMRSNDMLQLIQQLTEDRKQLAHELSSQIKARVAERFSAKEQYKQSKKELDTRTRRLEKEKSEIQTTLEREMDRRSHDWSVRLSRFQSEEERLHERVRELAEQNVSFQREVTFLEANKAEASTKAASLEMQNSKLNDDLEKLRMEHEKLQNSSVDLHARFAEVVEERDHIREYLKDKEGENKALHKVIARLQTTCNELERTITGLRQGCTAELDKKFVECAGDKSRKLQMELIRLTGVEQKLRGEIRSYHLEVESLRQENITLLNRMQGAGNGAIFCSIRLDQELQARVTSLQMQGLSLLDKMSQLCTKLLDLIKHKKHENKSFSGNDVLTVSDYTFEYQSIKGGIESLKRSLKTINYVLSEKLNVQQKSGEIAGCGPSREQMDDFELKLKEEAMLSRVLKEAVLSKELDIEQLEADLASSLRLQDVMKNEIQRVQDELSCITHKAKQLELQVSKKDEAMNEIQQDFHESAKELAALRGTLKTVTEERDLSWQEAKQLRRNISIMQNEVVSLKKKIEALDEDILLKEGQITILQDSIEKPFDIICSPRSMREFDME from the exons ATGAGAAGATTCTTTTTCTTTGGGTCCTCCGCTGCAAATGCGGGTGAGGAAAATGGGACACCAGGCAACGATAGCAGGACCAAGCATAAAAATACACTGGAGGCAGGAGATGAGGGCAAGGGAACTTCTGATTTCTGCAGCACAAGGTTGTCAAGATCCAGAAGCCGTCGTCAAAAGCAGAATAAGGAGGAACCAGGCAATCCGAAGCAGCTCAGGAGGTCCATGTCATTCTCATCCCCGGCCAGAAACAGTTGCTTGGACGAACGATGCTTTAGCTTCTCTGGTGATGTTCCATTCTCATTGTATGATGAATCCGATGCACCTCAGCATCCCAAAGATGCCGT TCCCAACATATGGTCACCAGAAAGAAATCCGGTATTGAGAGAATATACCATAAAGATCCCTAACGAACATTCTGCCATGGAAAATGATTCTCCTCGGTCAAGATGTTCATGCTCAGCAGGGCACTCTCCTGTTAGCTCTCCCGTTGCTCTTCGATGCAGGCCAACAAGAGTAAGCAATTTGTTAAACAAGAATGAAGTACTAGATCGATACATTGATAGAGTGCATGAAGATGCAACAGTAAATGAGAAACAGAAGCAGTACTCCTCGGCCACATCTATGGTTTCTAATTTGGGAAGGCCACCTCGACCCCAACCAACAGTACCATCTATACCAAAGTCAACGAAAGATACTACAGAGAGCTACCTAGATGTGGACTTAAAAGATGCCTGCCTTCGGCAAATTGCTCAAGAAGGTACGGGAGATACCTGCAAGATTACAGTTATGTGCAATGCAGGTAGAAACCACTTAAGCATGTCAGATGCTTTTGAGAGAGAAAGTGCTACTTCTGTTGAAGATATTTATGAAGATTTGCCAGATGTGAGACCTCCAAGTGTTATTTGTCCCTCCACTTCTACTACTTCAG GGGAGGAAGAAACTGATGACTGGTTGCTTCAAAGAGCTAAAGAAGTTGAGTCAAAGTTTATTGTTCCTTGTGGAGAAGAATATGAACTCAGCATGCTTAGAGATAAGCGAATGAGGTCAAATGACATGCTTCAATTGATCCAGCAATTGACAGAAGATAGGAAACAATTAGCACATGAACTGTCTTCACAGATCAAGGCACGTGTTGCCGAAAGATTTTCTGCCAAAGAGCAATAcaagcaatcaaagaaagagttAGACACCAGAACTAGAAGGCTGGAGAAGGAGAAGAGTGAAATACAAACTACACTTGAGAGAGAAATGGACAGAAGGTCACATGATTGGTCCGTCAGACTTTCAAGATTTCAATCTGAAGAAGAGAGACTACATGAACGGGTGAGAGAGCTTGCAGAGCAAAATGTCTCATTTCAGAGAGAAGTTACTTTTCTAGAAGCAAACAAGGCTGAAGCTTCAACTAAAGCTGCAAGTTTGGAAATGCAAAACAGCAAACTAAATGATGATCTAGAAAAACTCAGAATGGAGCATGAGAAGCTCCAGAATTCCTCAGTAGATTTGCATGCTCGTTTTGCTGAGGTCGTGGAGGAAAGGGACCACATCCGGGAATACTTGAAGGACAAGGAGGGAGAGAACAAAGCATTGCACAAAGTGATTGCAAGACTACAAACAACATGTAATGAGTTGGAAAGGACAATTACAGGCCTGAGACAAGGATGTACAGCAGAATTAGATAAGAAATTTGTTGAGTGCGCCGGTGATAAAAGTAGGAAATTGCAAATGGAACTTATTAGACTGACAGGGGTGGAGCAAAAGTTGAGAGGCGAAATTCGATCTTATCATCTTGAAGTAGAGTCCCTCAGACAAGAGAATATTACACTCTTAAATCGTATGCAAGGTGCTGGAAATGGAGCAATCTTCTGCTCAATTCGCCTTGACCAAGAGCTTCAGGCTAGAGTGACCAGTTTACAGATGCAGGGCTTGTCATTGCTGGATAAGATGAGCCAACTTTGCACCAAATTGTTGGATTTGATCAAACACAAGAAACATGAAAATAAATCTTTCAGTGGCAATGATGTGTTAACAGTCAGTGATTACACTTTTGAGTACCAGAGCATCAAAGGAGGAATTGAAAGTCTGAAGCGAAGTTTGAAGACAATCAATTATGTACTAAGTGAAAAGCTAAATGTACAACAAAAATCTGGTGAGATTGCTGGATGTGGTCCTTCCAGGGAGCAAATG GATGATTTTGAACTGAAGCTGAAAGAAGAGGCTATGCTGAGCAGAGTACTAAAAGAGGCAGTCTTGTCAAAGGAACTTGACATTGAACAACTGGAAGCGGATCTAGCATCTTCACTTCGTCTCCAAGATGTTATGAAAAATGAGATCCAGAGAGTTCAGGATGAACTTTCTTGCATCACCCACAAGGCTAAACAGTTAGAGCTTCAG GTATCCAAGAAGGATGAAGCAATGAATGAGATACAGCAAGATTTCCATGAATCTGCAAAGGAGCTTGCCGCTCTCCGCGGGACACTAAAAACAGTGACCGAGGAGAGGGACCTGTCGTGGCAGGAAGCAAAGCAGCTGAGAAGAAACATCAGCATCATGCAGAATGAGGTGGTgtcactgaagaagaagatcgaAGCCCTGGACGAAGACATACTTCTCAAGGAGGGGCAGATCACAATACTGCAGGACAGCATCGAGAAGCCGTTTGACATCATCTGCAGCCCCAGGTCGATGAGGGAGTTTGACATGGAATGA